One genomic region from Blastopirellula marina encodes:
- a CDS encoding DUF1553 domain-containing protein — MASEPVVNWDFGAEEETPLIAHGGVHRDVPGPRPPSYPDFDTANTAVKFDGQGAYYSYDDPGHLSPFDFTNGDSITIEAWVNARDLKDGENLYIMGKGRTGNPEFAPDNQNWALRLRGVKGKACASFLFATPSKGSKSHWHRWTTADGFIPRTGWHHVAVTYEFGKPESVQGWIDGKQLPGNWDMGGPTTLAPVVDDDSVWIGSSLGGSASNSFRGYLDAVALHRVALDAETLKKRFHRVGEAPKPEAAPESMPKLGELPADRVTVTFHEGMPSHTQWLDFDEDYPAEIIRWETSEFLTPRLPLRYDSWGIRDSWNAPVLVRMAADVSLPEGKQTFLLRARGLSRMWVDGKLVAKTGALQGSPSGEEPITPVAEPPLPGHRIKQHRLHEETGTFQVPKNGTYRVVVETMAGGKKFRAEPGEFTVALLSPDGMQYHVLGPVGSPDAPLPLTDEAFNNALVRIESSLASLDDENRLDAAKSRQPFWEKRHRLAQEWAEENPGPSIPKSNTAANPIDAFIIRRIQEAKAAVQGTSPDEAKKFHSEVLPILRSECFRCHSEKDSGGLQLNSRDMAIAGGYSGPAIEPGHASASELMTRIRHEDADMRMPPTGKPLSFQQIKTLETWINDGAKWPELPLSVEESELAPIVGDAKFIRRAYLDTVGVIPTEEEVRVFLNDDSADKRAKLIDQLLADPRWADHWVSYWQDVLAENPTLINATLNASGPFRWFLHDSLRDDKSLDQMVTELMMMRGGADDGGSAGFAKAAQNDSPFAAKGHVVANAFLGIELQCARCHDSPYHSTTQEDLYSLAAMFARKPLSVPKSSSVPVAFFESQEREPLIEVTLKPGAAVQPQWPFSDVTGIQDNEALGPYLEDKKDSRERLTALVTAPENERFAEVTVNRIWRRLVGAGIVEPPHDWEGNKPSHPELLKWLARDFVVNGYSVKHTMRLIMNSDLYQREAIGDQQDIDPTRRLFNAPQRRRMTAEQIVDSFYGAAGKEIEVETLTLDPDGRRPASNRNNLGRVERAWMLASISNERDRPSLTLPRVSVIDDVMVAFGWSAERQIPRTDRETEPNVLQPAVIANGTMTVWLTRASHESPLADLAVEAKSPEQLVDSVFLRFLSRMPSDQERVLFANVLRKGFEQRLVPKDQVKEPGRLERLPQVTWSNHLRSEANTIQQEHAHRARVGPPADPRLQPEWREVYEDMVWSVVNLREFVWMP, encoded by the coding sequence CAAAGGGAAGGCGTGTGCCAGCTTCCTGTTTGCGACCCCAAGTAAAGGATCGAAGTCGCACTGGCACCGTTGGACAACCGCTGACGGCTTCATACCGAGAACAGGCTGGCATCACGTTGCTGTTACTTACGAGTTCGGCAAACCTGAAAGTGTGCAAGGTTGGATCGACGGGAAACAACTGCCTGGGAATTGGGATATGGGTGGTCCAACGACGCTCGCGCCTGTAGTTGACGACGACAGCGTTTGGATCGGGTCTTCTCTGGGAGGAAGTGCTTCGAATTCGTTCCGCGGCTACCTAGACGCCGTGGCACTCCACCGCGTGGCGCTTGATGCGGAGACGCTCAAGAAGCGATTTCATCGGGTTGGCGAAGCCCCAAAGCCTGAAGCCGCACCCGAATCGATGCCAAAGCTAGGCGAACTTCCCGCAGATCGTGTTACGGTTACTTTCCACGAAGGCATGCCATCTCACACCCAATGGCTCGATTTCGATGAGGATTATCCGGCAGAAATCATCCGTTGGGAAACATCCGAGTTTCTTACCCCACGGTTACCTCTGCGTTATGACAGCTGGGGAATTCGTGATAGTTGGAATGCACCGGTACTGGTGAGAATGGCCGCCGATGTATCTCTTCCAGAAGGAAAGCAAACCTTTCTTTTGCGGGCACGTGGTCTCAGCCGTATGTGGGTAGATGGCAAGCTTGTCGCCAAGACAGGTGCCCTGCAAGGATCACCCAGCGGCGAAGAACCGATCACGCCGGTGGCCGAACCTCCGCTGCCAGGTCATCGCATCAAACAGCATCGTCTTCACGAAGAGACCGGTACTTTTCAAGTTCCCAAGAATGGGACGTACCGCGTGGTTGTCGAAACGATGGCTGGTGGCAAAAAGTTCCGAGCCGAGCCCGGCGAATTCACCGTGGCGCTGCTTTCACCAGACGGAATGCAGTACCACGTGCTTGGCCCTGTCGGCAGTCCAGACGCTCCACTTCCTTTGACGGACGAAGCTTTCAATAATGCGCTGGTGCGTATCGAAAGCTCACTTGCATCGCTTGACGACGAGAATCGCCTTGACGCGGCTAAGTCACGTCAACCGTTCTGGGAAAAGCGACATCGGTTGGCTCAAGAGTGGGCCGAAGAAAATCCGGGGCCCTCGATTCCAAAAAGTAACACCGCTGCTAATCCGATCGATGCCTTCATCATTCGTCGGATTCAAGAAGCGAAAGCAGCCGTCCAAGGAACATCACCAGATGAAGCAAAGAAGTTTCATTCAGAAGTTCTGCCGATCCTGCGAAGTGAATGCTTTCGTTGTCATAGCGAAAAGGACTCTGGTGGTCTTCAACTGAATTCGCGAGATATGGCCATCGCCGGTGGCTATTCCGGTCCAGCGATTGAACCAGGGCATGCCTCTGCCAGCGAGTTGATGACTCGCATCCGACATGAAGATGCCGACATGCGAATGCCACCGACCGGCAAGCCTCTTTCCTTCCAGCAAATCAAGACGCTGGAAACGTGGATCAATGATGGTGCCAAATGGCCTGAATTGCCGTTATCAGTTGAAGAGTCAGAACTGGCACCCATTGTGGGCGATGCCAAGTTTATTCGCCGGGCCTATCTCGATACGGTTGGTGTCATTCCGACGGAGGAAGAGGTTCGTGTTTTTCTTAATGATGATTCTGCTGACAAGCGAGCCAAGTTAATCGATCAACTGCTGGCTGACCCACGCTGGGCCGATCATTGGGTGAGTTATTGGCAAGATGTCTTAGCTGAGAATCCTACCCTGATCAATGCAACGCTCAACGCGAGTGGCCCATTCCGCTGGTTCCTGCACGACTCGCTACGTGATGACAAATCACTGGACCAAATGGTCACCGAATTGATGATGATGCGAGGGGGCGCTGACGACGGTGGCAGTGCCGGTTTTGCCAAGGCGGCTCAGAATGACTCTCCCTTTGCTGCGAAGGGGCATGTGGTCGCCAATGCATTCCTCGGAATTGAACTTCAGTGTGCTCGATGTCACGACTCCCCTTACCACAGCACCACTCAAGAAGACCTCTATTCGCTCGCGGCTATGTTCGCCAGGAAGCCTCTCTCAGTTCCGAAATCCAGTTCGGTCCCGGTCGCCTTCTTTGAAAGCCAGGAACGTGAACCGCTGATCGAAGTGACACTCAAGCCTGGCGCAGCAGTCCAACCTCAATGGCCGTTCTCGGATGTGACAGGCATTCAAGATAACGAAGCCTTGGGGCCCTATCTCGAAGACAAAAAGGACAGCCGCGAACGGCTAACGGCGCTGGTCACTGCTCCTGAAAACGAACGTTTTGCAGAAGTCACTGTGAACCGCATTTGGCGACGGTTGGTTGGCGCAGGAATTGTCGAGCCGCCGCACGACTGGGAAGGCAACAAGCCCAGTCATCCGGAACTTTTGAAGTGGCTGGCACGTGACTTTGTCGTCAATGGGTACAGCGTCAAACACACCATGCGGCTAATTATGAACTCAGATCTCTATCAACGCGAAGCGATCGGAGATCAACAAGATATCGATCCTACACGACGTTTGTTCAATGCTCCGCAACGTCGCCGGATGACTGCCGAGCAGATCGTCGACTCGTTCTATGGGGCGGCTGGAAAAGAGATCGAGGTTGAGACTCTGACGCTTGACCCTGACGGTCGACGCCCAGCCAGCAATCGTAACAACCTGGGACGCGTCGAGCGTGCCTGGATGCTGGCGAGCATTTCCAACGAGCGCGACCGGCCAAGTTTGACGCTCCCGCGTGTATCGGTGATTGATGACGTGATGGTCGCATTCGGGTGGTCGGCTGAACGGCAGATCCCGCGAACCGATCGCGAAACCGAGCCGAACGTGCTGCAGCCGGCCGTGATCGCCAACGGAACCATGACTGTGTGGCTTACCAGGGCATCCCACGAAAGCCCCCTGGCCGATTTGGCGGTCGAAGCGAAATCTCCTGAACAATTGGTCGACTCTGTGTTCCTGCGGTTTTTGAGTCGAATGCCTAGTGATCAGGAGCGAGTACTGTTTGCAAATGTCCTGCGCAAGGGGTTCGAGCAGCGACTCGTTCCCAAAGATCAGGTTAAGGAACCAGGGCGACTTGAACGACTTCCTCAAGTAACCTGGTCAAACCACTTGCGTTCGGAAGCGAATACAATCCAGCAAGAGCACGCTCACCGAGCAAGAGTCGGCCCACCGGCTGATCCTCGGCTACAGCCTGAGTGGCGCGAAGTTTACGAAGATATGGTGTGGAGTGTGGTGAACCTGCGAGAATTTGTCTGGATGCCGTAG
- a CDS encoding DUF1501 domain-containing protein translates to MNNSSSKSGVNRRQFLAASAATAMATSVAGAMPMGSRISGQAEHVISIWLGGGMGQVDTFDPKAKGDPQAKKPGSYYESIPTCVNDVQVCEHLAKLAPIMDRVTAVRTVNHAVIDEHAAATNWMHVGRPVSGTVVYPSLGSIVAHERGAASDEVPAYVLIGYPNATRGPGFLGAQHSYLYLTETGRGPAGLSPPLGVDRERQHRRESFLTKLRSLQPETREAALKDYDATIDLSLKLSGPEFMSSFDLDRESADLREGYGGEFGQRCLLARRLVERGVRFIEVSHNLNFLNGAGWDVHNGGILEQHKLIQELDTAMAALILDLEQRKMLDKTLIVVTTEFGRPPEFDSGGGRGHQGSAFTCVLAGGGLKHSGAYGQTDELGKKIVSNPVSVPDFFATIHAAMGIDYAKSLYDGDRPVPITDGGQPIKALFT, encoded by the coding sequence ATGAACAATTCTTCTTCAAAGTCTGGTGTCAATCGGCGACAGTTTCTCGCTGCATCCGCTGCGACGGCCATGGCGACGTCGGTTGCCGGGGCCATGCCCATGGGAAGCCGAATCAGCGGCCAGGCGGAACATGTCATTTCGATATGGCTAGGCGGCGGCATGGGGCAGGTCGATACGTTCGATCCGAAGGCCAAGGGAGATCCTCAGGCAAAGAAGCCGGGTTCGTACTACGAGTCCATCCCAACGTGTGTCAACGACGTTCAGGTATGCGAACATCTTGCCAAGCTGGCTCCGATCATGGACCGTGTCACCGCCGTGCGGACGGTGAACCATGCCGTGATCGATGAGCATGCCGCAGCGACGAATTGGATGCACGTGGGCCGCCCGGTCAGTGGTACGGTGGTGTATCCCTCGCTAGGCTCGATTGTCGCCCACGAGCGTGGGGCGGCCTCAGATGAAGTGCCAGCCTACGTCCTGATTGGCTATCCCAACGCGACCCGTGGGCCAGGTTTCCTCGGGGCTCAGCATAGCTATCTCTATCTGACTGAAACGGGGCGTGGCCCCGCAGGCCTATCGCCCCCACTAGGTGTAGATCGCGAACGTCAACATCGCCGGGAAAGCTTTCTGACGAAGTTACGTAGCCTACAGCCAGAGACGAGAGAAGCTGCGCTAAAGGACTATGACGCGACGATCGATCTGAGTCTTAAGCTGAGTGGTCCCGAGTTCATGAGCAGCTTCGATCTCGACCGAGAATCGGCTGACCTGCGCGAGGGTTACGGTGGCGAGTTCGGACAGCGGTGCTTGTTGGCCCGCCGGCTGGTGGAACGAGGGGTACGCTTCATCGAAGTCTCGCACAACCTCAACTTCCTAAACGGTGCCGGTTGGGACGTGCACAACGGAGGCATTCTGGAACAGCATAAGCTGATTCAGGAACTCGATACGGCGATGGCAGCACTAATTCTCGATCTTGAGCAGCGAAAGATGCTCGACAAGACGCTGATCGTGGTCACCACCGAATTTGGCCGTCCGCCAGAGTTTGACAGTGGTGGCGGGCGTGGACACCAAGGGTCGGCGTTCACATGCGTACTTGCTGGTGGCGGTCTGAAGCACTCTGGTGCTTACGGTCAGACGGACGAACTCGGAAAGAAGATTGTCAGCAATCCGGTTTCCGTTCCCGACTTCTTTGCGACCATTCACGCCGCCATGGGTATCGACTACGCGAAATCGCTTTACGATGGCGACCGCCCTGTTCCCATTACCGACGGTGGTCAGCCCATCAAAGCCTTATTCACCTAA